From Actinoplanes oblitus, a single genomic window includes:
- a CDS encoding LacI family DNA-binding transcriptional regulator, producing MSRKRPTIRDVAREAGVSYATVSRVLNGRDWVSPEAVRAVQDAIARTGYTTNQHARSLATGRSGSIAFLLTEPQHLLFEDPNFSVLLRGVAQALSDREQTLILMIASTPEERLRTIAFLNGGHVDGVLLVSPHSGDPLLTQLVQAQVPIVACGRVLGLEEMISSVSADDRAGARTATEHLIAAGCRRIATITGPLDTSGGVDRLAGYTDALMAHGLPIDHDLIVHGDWTRQSGAAGIRALLDRAPDVDAVFAASDAMAAATLPVLRDAGRGVPADVRVVGFDDSGLAATTEPPLSTVRQPLERISEEMVRLLVDVINGRTPLSITVPTGLVLRSSSPA from the coding sequence GTGTCGCGCAAACGCCCAACGATCCGCGATGTCGCTCGCGAGGCGGGCGTCTCCTACGCGACCGTGTCCCGGGTGCTCAACGGACGCGACTGGGTGAGCCCGGAGGCCGTGCGCGCGGTGCAGGACGCCATCGCGCGCACCGGGTACACCACCAACCAGCACGCCCGGTCGCTCGCGACCGGGCGGTCGGGATCGATAGCGTTCCTGCTCACCGAGCCGCAGCACCTGCTCTTCGAGGACCCGAACTTCTCGGTGCTGCTGCGCGGGGTGGCCCAGGCGCTCTCCGACCGGGAGCAGACCCTGATCCTGATGATCGCCTCCACTCCCGAGGAGCGCCTGCGCACCATCGCGTTCCTCAACGGCGGGCACGTCGACGGCGTCCTGCTGGTGTCCCCGCACTCCGGCGACCCGCTGCTCACGCAGCTGGTGCAGGCCCAGGTCCCGATCGTGGCCTGCGGCCGGGTGCTCGGCCTGGAAGAGATGATCAGCTCGGTGTCGGCGGACGACCGGGCCGGCGCGCGCACCGCCACCGAGCACCTGATCGCGGCCGGCTGCCGGCGGATCGCCACCATCACCGGGCCGCTGGACACCTCCGGCGGCGTCGACCGGCTGGCCGGGTACACCGACGCGCTGATGGCCCACGGCCTGCCGATCGACCACGATCTGATCGTGCACGGCGACTGGACCCGGCAGAGCGGGGCGGCCGGCATCCGCGCGCTGCTCGACCGGGCCCCGGACGTGGACGCGGTGTTCGCCGCCTCCGACGCGATGGCCGCCGCCACCCTGCCGGTGCTGCGCGACGCCGGGCGCGGCGTGCCGGCCGACGTCCGCGTGGTCGGGTTCGACGACTCCGGGCTGGCGGCCACCACCGAACCGCCGCTCAGCACGGTTCGCCAGCCCCTGGAACGGATCAGCGAGGAGATGGTCCGGCTCCTCGTGGACGTGATCAACGGGCGTACCCCGCTCTCCATCACCGTGCCCACCGGACTCGTCCTGCGAAGCTCCTCCCCCGCCTGA